DNA from Arthrobacter sp. PvP023:
GCGATCCCTTCGAGGAGGTAACGGTCTGTGGGGAAGTTGTCCGTATCCAGCACGATTTCGGTCCTGGCGGGGTCCCTGACCGCAGCGAGGGCGGCACGGATCAGCTTGTACAGGACAACCGTGGTGGAGTCGGCAATGATGGTTTGCCCGGGGGCGGCTCCGAGCACTGCCCGGCCCAGCTGGTCGCCAATAGCTTCCGGCAGCTGGAGCCATTCCTCGTCCCAGCCCCGGATCAGCCGGCCGCCCCAGCTGTGCTGGATGAAGCTGCTGATATCCGTAGCTGTCCGTTTGAGCGGACGGCCCAGCGAGTTCCCGTCCAGGTAGGACAGGTCGGTGTCAGTTCCGATGAAGTGGTCGCGGTAGCCTGCCAGCGGGTCTGCGGCGTCGAGTTCGACGGCACGCTGCCGCAGGGCGTCTTGGGTCTGGTGAACCGTACTCATTGGCCGATCTCCGTCCGGACGGCGAAAAGCTCGGGAAAGAACGTCAGCTCCAGGGCCTTCTGCAGGAACGCGGCCCCGCTGGATCCGCCGGTGCCGGCCTTCATGCCGATGGTCCGCTGCACCGTCCGCAGGTGGCGGAAACGCCACAGCTGGAAGTTGTCTTCCAGGTCCACCAGTTCTTCGCATGCCTCGTAGGCACCCCAGTTGTCCGCTGCGTTTTCGTAGATGTGCTTGAACACCGGCACCAGTTCGGGGCAGAACTGGTGAGCCTTCGTGACGTCGCGCTCCAGCAGGGATGCCGGAATATCAAACCCCTGCCGGTGGAGGTAGGCGAGGAATTCGTCGTAGATGCTGGGCGCCTCAAGGACGTTGCTCAGCTGCTGGTACGCCTCAGGGTCGGATTCGAACACCGGAAGCATCTTGCGGTTCTTGTTGCCCAGGACGAACTCCACGGCCCGGTACTGGCTGGACTGGAACCCGGAGGAGTTGCCCAGGAAGCCGCGGAACTGGGAATACTCGGTGGGCGTCAGCGTGGCCAGCACGGACCACTGTTCGGTCAGAGTCTTCTGGATGTGCTTCACTCGCGCGATCGCTTTCAAGGCGGATCCGAGGTCGTCGCTGCGGAGCCAGGCCGCGGCGCTGCGGAGCTCGTGAAGGACCAGCTTCAGCCACAATTCAGTGGTCTGGTGCTGGATGATGAAAAGCAGTTCGTCGTGGTGTTCGGGATTGCTGACCGGTTGCTGTGCGCTGAGCAACGTGGGCAGTTGCAGGTACGACGCGTAGCTCATCCGCGAACTGAAGTCCCGGACAATGTCCTTTTCCAGTTTCCTCGTGTTCTTCTCAACGGACACAGCGGTGCCTTCCTTGCCAGTGACTGGGGTCAGCGCCGGAACAGGATGTCGTGGGCCTGGACCACGTCCAGGCACATCTGTTCGACGAGCGCCTCCGGCCCACGGTACGCCACCATGCCCCGCAGCCGCGCCACGAACTCCACAACTACTGTCTGGCCGTACAGATCGAAGTTTTCAACCGGTTCTTCCGGACGGTCAATAACGTGGGCTTCAACCTGCCGGCTGACGCCGTCGAACGTGGGGTTGGAGCCGACGGAGATGGCTGCCGGCCATCTGGTGCCGGCCTGGTCCA
Protein-coding regions in this window:
- the kynA gene encoding tryptophan 2,3-dioxygenase; the protein is MSVEKNTRKLEKDIVRDFSSRMSYASYLQLPTLLSAQQPVSNPEHHDELLFIIQHQTTELWLKLVLHELRSAAAWLRSDDLGSALKAIARVKHIQKTLTEQWSVLATLTPTEYSQFRGFLGNSSGFQSSQYRAVEFVLGNKNRKMLPVFESDPEAYQQLSNVLEAPSIYDEFLAYLHRQGFDIPASLLERDVTKAHQFCPELVPVFKHIYENAADNWGAYEACEELVDLEDNFQLWRFRHLRTVQRTIGMKAGTGGSSGAAFLQKALELTFFPELFAVRTEIGQ